The sequence AGACATTTGATTTTTTAGCATTgcaaatttgattttaattttattattggaaatatgaaaagctcattttttttctatttaaagagttttttagtttcaattctGAATTATTGATTGTGCTAAAAACATTTCTTTAGGGgtgaattattagtttcaaCTCTGAACGATTGATCGTGTTAAAAACATTTCGTTATTCGACTAACTGAACTTAAATACACTCAATCTTGCAACAAGAGTAAAAATGTAAAATACACCctaaattttcatcaagtttagaaatatttttaacactttttttgactttttattaaGAGTCTCACGCCCAAAAAGTGTTTACAACCTCATGTTATGTCATATGACAGATCgaaaatgtatttaaatttagttagttaagtaagaaaatatttgaagacaATCTACAATTAGCACGGCAGATTTTTTTACATTGGTCTTCGTAAACATTGTTAAGAACATAACGTTAATTATGAAGAATTATCCGGGGTAGCTTAGGTTACTTTTCTAATTACTTATTACCAAAGCAATAGATCCACGCGTCTCACAAAAGAGAGCCAAAAATAAGAAGGTTCATGTCTGATGTATCAAAGGCTAAGACTTGAAttcttcaataaaataaaatttatttctttcctttagATAAAAACAGAAAGGAAAGTATACTCTGTGTAGCTAAGAGTTAATAGAGATATCAGTCTATCACACAAGTCAGCACTCCCAGATTTTACTAGTCTCAAGGGATAAAGGGATATGGAAAACTAACCAAATACAGTTATTTACACCAAAGAGAGAGGAGGGCGGGGCAAGAGCAAAAGGAAAGCTAAAAGGAGGACTAAGTGCGAAATTTTGCATTAAGAAATTCTTCAAGCAGCAGGCATTGAGGTTGAGATGACCACATAGGGTAAATATTGAAGGCCGTCCTGAATTTTGCCCATGGCTGTGCTATGAGCAGCACGAAGATTCTCAGCATATGCATTGGCCTTCTCCTGGATTGATTTCTGTGGAACCTCATGTGAATCAGCAGATACACTCTTCACTGCTGCTAAATATGCTTCAGCCACTTCCGATATCCCTGCAAAGGCATAACGAAGCTAATCAAGAGAGATAGACGTCATCCACTTAACCCAACCTTTTTACACCAAGAACAAGATATATCATGAGGAAACATGTTCCATAGGAAAAATCAGCTGAACTGTTCCTTAACGTGTTATCCATACCACGGGTAGACAAAACAGTCTCAAGGAAGGCAAACCTTTCTACAAATTCAATCACCTCATTTCAACATTATCAGACCAGTAATTTTGAATTCGTGAGCAGAGAACCCCATCATCAGTTGAATTAACAATCACTAAACAGAGCAGTTCTCATAGTTATATTCCAAAATATTTACGAGGACACCTGGAAAACTAAATTAACTACAATAAAACTTTATACAACTTATGgaaagaagaaactagaccagCAAAACATACTTGATTTTACCAGTTGACTAAGTAGCTCTGTATAGTCACAAATGCAAAACAAAAAGTACCGTAAATCATaaaaactactttatttgtAAATAATCCTCGAATTCCTACCCATGTGCTTCTGATCTTCGTTTGAtgatcttttcaaatttttttatatacaaaactAGAGATCATACATGGGTTGGTCATCTATCAATATTAGATGCAGAAACAATGAACTACAGATGAAATTACTAGGAAGGGAAtaaagaaacaatataaaagtCATAAAGGCATAGAAGTATATGTTTGACAAAGATCTACCTGTAATGAAGCTGGAAGAAACTGCTTCAACACATCGAGTCATTGAACATGCCTTTGATCGGATTACCTTAGCTCTTTCAATTGAATCCTCCGGCCATTCCATTTTCAGAATTTCCACATTTGCATCTTGGTCCCCAACTTTATTTGCAGTTGAAATGATTGATTTCCCAAGCATTACAAGTTGAGTCGCAGCAAAACAACACAACTCTGAAAGTCTCTATGTACATAAGAACAATCAGTGAGAAGTCAAGTTAATTCATTACCCCAAGAAAAAGCTGCTAGTttctttgattaaaaaaaaggttgCAGACTAACTAAAAATTTACATACATGAACACCCTCTGAATGAAGAGTATCCAGTCTTCGAGCAGTCCTTTGAACCATGTCATTAGGAGCTAGTCCAACCAAAACATTTGTAAATCTGCAATTCAAAGAAATCCAGAACTTAACACCAGTATCCCAGTTTTTACCAACTAGACACAAACTCAAAGATAATCACTCTACTAAGCACAAGAATTTAGTGCCCGTTTGGATAAACTTACTTTTAGGTGCTTTTGACTTTTAAGTAGTTTTTTAGTTTTGGAGGTGTTTGGAAAGGTTATAAAGTGTTTTTAAGAATCCACTTTTaggccaaattttttttaaaaaatacgtCAAAAGTAGGGTACCATGTAATTGTGACTTTTGACTTATCAGTTAATTTTTACAAGTCCATCCAAACAGGCCCTTTAGTGCTTGGATTCATGAACTGTCAATATCTCAATCGCATTTTCTTTTGTTCCCATATATTTCTCAAGAACATATTAAAGTAGAAGAAAATCAACTAAAAGGTAAAGCATATAAAAGTTCAATATTTACCCTGCTGCCAATTCTGCAGCCTTGTCCACACTAGAATCGTGCAAATTCTTCACCTCATCTGTGCTGTCTGCAATGCCAGTTTCAACTTCCTTTCCTTTTCCCGACTCTTTACCACTTTCATATGCTTCAGAACTCAAGTCAAAAATCTGTTGAACCTCTTTAAGTTTTCCATCATATGAAGACCTTTGATCAGATGGAATCTTCGCTTTTCTTCTATTGAACAACAAAGCATAATGGTTGGACAATGCCTCCAACTCCTGCGTGTAATTCACATGATAAGACACTGAATTTCCAGAACAAACTCAACCAAGTACAAAGATCAATATGAGTAGGAACTGACCTCCAATTGCTCGGGACCTCCATAAATATAAAAGCATCTATCAAATGTAACTTCTTCATAAAACTGATCTTCATCTGTTTCTCCTCCCCCTTCTTTGGAGCCTGGGTCAACTCTAATACCAGTTTCTGAGATCAGAAGATCCATAGTTTCTTTTCCAAGTAGCTCAAGCACATGCATTCCTTTAGCAGTAAAAGCTTTCCCAGTCTGCAAGAAATTGTGCACAATAAAAATAGCGGCTAAAACACACTCCACCTGcccaaaaagaatgaaattaaatCGTATGCAAACCTCTAGTATGGATGGTGCAACAGAACCAGTTGTGGCAGGTAAGCCACCATGCTGAACTGATTCAGCAATACTTGCAGCCGAATTTTCAAGCCTGAAAACAAAAGGcaaaataacattaaaactTTGGCATTACTCAATGAAGGAATAAGCAGATAACAGAAATTGGTAACAGTAGATTCGTCAGCATAAAATTCTATGTTGGGTCCAAATTTACAAAAGAAGATCAGTCAGTCCTACTGTCCTTTCGTACTTACGAGGACTCCAAAACTAACATTGCAGGAGCCCAAAGTTCTCATGTTAATGGGGAGGTTCTTATTTTCATGTTTCCAGACAGTTGTAGTTTGTGACTACTTCTCTAGTCCAGAGATatgcaaacataaaatttcttttattcCAGGTCATTTTTTCACCTAATTTGCCGGAGGAAATATACACCAATTCATGtgtcaaaatcataaaattttataaattgccACAATAAACTAAGCAAAACGAACTATAAAAGTCAACAAAAACAAACTCCCATTTTGTCCCCCAACAATCAGCTCCATTAAATACAGCAATTCTTTTCAAACACAAGATGAGCAACTGCTTAAAGTAAATCAAAAAACATGCTATGAAGTAGCTGCGCAGACACCCCTGTGAGGTGAAGGTTCCAGAGAACGGGagtaagaaaaataacattCGTGTTGCGatcagtttttttttcttttgatcaaGTAAAGTTTAGTTTTATTCGACTATCACGTCGCAATCATACACAAGAAGACATACTTGTGGACTAAATCAGAACTTCCTTTGAATGCATTTCCTAATGCTTGCCAAGCTCCTGAAGCGAAATTCTCGACAGAATGGTCAATAACTCTCAAACCCTGCACATTTTGGAAGGTGAAAAACATGACCATACCAAACAATTATGGCATATCTACTTCTAACCTTaagatacttttgtacaaattAGCAAAAAATGGGGGTCGATTGTGGAAGGGATATCAATGCTCAAGAagaacttctaaaatataaaaattggatCCCCTATTGAGTCAAGTAAGCAGCAAACTAGTTTGGTAGCACTTGCCTGGCCAAGCAATGAGTCTTCACTAgctttctctaatttttcaagAGCAGCCTTACGTTTTTTATCATTCTCATCTTCACTCTCCTCTTCAACCAATACTTCTCGTTCATCCTCTTTCAAGGATTCGGTGTCTTCCAGAGAATTTTGCACATCTGCAAGGCTCTTTGCAGCTGATTTAGCAGCTTCAACGGCCTGCAAAAGTGAAAaggcatataaatataatgCATGGAGACATTCAAGGTGTATGTTTAAGTGTGCAATCCTGccataaaaacaaagaaaaagtacCAAGAATTGTGAACCAAGAGTTTATTAATCTGAGGGCctcaacttattttaagttcTAACGCTCAATTAACAACGTGTAGGCTAGTCCAATAAAAACGGAAggtgaaaggaaaagaaataacTAAATTCAAATGGCATGCAATCTAGAGATAGGACTTGGTGTTTGGATTACATCAAGTTACGATACTACTCTTGAGCACCAATACATAATTAAATCCCTTCCATTACGTAAATTTGAAGGGATCGTATCACTAATTCACCTTGCTTAAATAAACAGGCAAACCAGCCACAGGTGTGCATCAGAGAAAATAGTACAACAAATTAGCTACATGCTTACCAGTATCCAAATATAGAAGATTTCCTTTGGGTTTCTGCATCACTATGACACTTTCCAAGTACAAACAGACCAAATTTCAACTGTAGTGTTGCTGACGACCATTGCAGAAACATATCACAGTAACTTGTAGCAATAATGTAGAACTACACATGCTCCCCTAGGGGATTCTATCCAACTGCAGCCTCAATACAAAATACTCCGAATTCTCAACTATCACTGATATCATACAGCAATCTTAGGCATCTTTCAGTAGAGACATTGCAAAAATTGTGATATGTAGCAATTACTGAAAGGGGAGTCCAAAACACACTAATTGTCTAATTTCTAGATCGGATGGTAGAGCCAGTAGAAACTGTTTTTTCcacaaatttgaagaaaaaaatgaaggtGAAATTACTCATAGTTCATTCACATAACTGGTGAAGTTGCGCCTAACAATCATCACATCTCATTAGTACCCAAAAGAAATACAGCAAACAAGATCAAAAAGGTTTCTTACATTTAAAACGACTATTAAAACAAAGTAAAGAAATCTAATTAGCAAGATCAACGAGATAAGAAAAAACAGCTACAATCTACATtataaatgcaaaaataaaaggagaaaattGAAGTTAAGAAATGCTAGGAAAGACGAGTACATTGCGGGAGATCTCTTCGGCAGCGGTGGTAGCAGCTTTCTGAATGTCCGAGATATAAGAAAACGCAGAAAATCCCCATCCTCCCCATCCTCCACCACCGCCAGCGACTTCTGGTACCGGAGGTGGCTGAGCTTCTTCTTGCTTTTCAACAATCGCTCCAGTCGGAGGCTTCGTCGTGTCGTCCACCATCTGAGAAAATCGTAGCGTCGATGTAGCTATTGATTTTCACCGAATAACCAAATTGATAATGTTCGCGATCTAGTTGTGAAAGTTCAAACGTGCTTCTGAAGCGACGTCGTATAATACTATTACACTGCACTGCTGACCCGACCCGGCGTTGTATTTGGGCTCACAAAAATTAGGTTACCACTGTCTGGTACTTTTTGTtttgacaaaattaatttttttaaaaattgatatccGTGATTTTCTGGTAGTTCTTGCACTAAAATTCACAAATTTAATCATTCATATCAACAACAAATAcgagataattttattaatcaaaactaCATCATCGAAATTAGTAATTTATATCGATTTGTTTTAGCCGAAATTTGAACGTATAAGATGGTGTGGTTATTTTTaaactacacaatatagaaagGATAATGCGGTCCTACAATGTTTTTAGCGCAAGTTTGTAACCAACAAATGAAATGTGATGCAGACTTTCAGCCTTATTTTCAATGAAGATAATTGATAGGATTTAAATACTGAAATATGTTGAAACTGTAGAATGATCAGCACCATCTAATAGCAAATTTCCAATTTTTCAGTGTACAATTGATAatgtaaatgtttttttttcaattgatatgTGTGTTTACAGATTGATTGGTACACATTTGTTATGTAGTTTTTGTGCCATTGAAATCAGAATGGCGATCCTCTTAATAACCTTGGAAaattggtggtggtggtgaggCGTATAGCGAGCCCAATGTTGGGGGAAGAGCGACATCCTCAAAAGTGGGTGGAGGTGGAGACATTACCGGagctggtggtggtggtggagagTGGACTGGCGGTGGAGGAGAGAATACCGGAGCAGGTGGAGGTGAGTGAACTGGTGGTGGAGGTGAGTGGACTGGCGGTGGTGGTGAGTGgactggtggtggtggtgaatggactggtggtggtggtgagTGGACTGGAGGTGGAGGTGATGCTACCGGTGGTGGTGGTGAGTGGACTGGAGGTGGAGGTGATGCTACCGGTGGTGGTGGTGAGTGGACAGGAGGTGGAGGTGATGCtactggtggtggtggtgagTGGACGGGAGGGGGAGGTGATGCTACCGGTGGTGGTGGTGAGTGGACAGGAGGTGGAGGCGAGGtttttggtggtggtggaggcAAGGTTTTTGGTGGTGGAGGAGGTGAGGCCACTGGTGGTGGTGGAGATGGCTTTGGTTTTGGAGTGGTTGGTGTTGATGGTTTTGAAGGAGTCACGGTTTTAGGTGGATCTTTTGGACTCTGCCCTTCCCTTGAAACTCCGCAATGACCTTTACTGCAATCAACAGGCTTGCTCACTACTGGGAAACACTCTTTCTCCGTCCTCTGCTCTGATCTTCCTCTCAAACAGTTCTCATTACCATCTATCTTAACTTGCTTCGACTCTGATGGCCTACATGTTTCATCCATGCTCTCAAAGTAGTTCTTTGAGAATGTGAAATTCTTCAAACTAGGCAACGTGCAAAGGTTCTTTGGAACATTTCCCATCAACTTGTTCGATGCAATGTCAAAGATTTCAACTTTCTGCATCGATTTCAAATCCTGAGGCAACGATCCAACAAACTTATTTCCACTAATATCGAGCAGTGTTAGGCTCGTGAGCTTAGTAATCTCTTCAGGCAAACAACCAGAGAGCTCGTTGTTTCTGAATACAAGCTCATCTAATGAGTTGCCCATTTTACCTATACTGCTCGGGATGCAACCATAGAACTTGTTATTTGCCAATACCACCACGGAAGCATTGGAATTGCCCAAGCTTTCAGGGATGGTGGAATGGAATCGGTTATTGTTGATCAATATTGCATCAAGATTCTTCTCAAATAGGGAGGAAGGTACTTGACCTTCAAAGTCGTTGAACCTAAGATCAAGATAGTTGAGTTTAGGCAACTCAAGCACAACATCAGGGAATGGCCCCACGAAACGATTGTTGCTGAAATCAATCTCATCCAAAAGGGTAAGATTTGTAATGCTCTTGGGAATGATTCCACAAAATCTGTTAGAATTAATGTGGATGAGACTCACATCAGCCAAGAGGCCAAGCTCCACAGGGAGATGTCCAGCTATGTCTGCGTGGTTAAGATCAATCCCAGCAACAACAGAGATGTTGGGATCATCAAGAGCATTGTCACAAAAGACACCGTTATAGGCACATACATTGCTACCCTCCCAATTAGCTGTGAAGTTTGTTGGATCAGAGTAAATAGATTTCTTCCATGCCTGAAGAGCAACATAAGCTTTCTTCAACCTGGCATTTTCGAATTTCATGTTAATGGTCATTTCAGACTCGTATGTATTTGAAAGCTGGCCATTGTTACTTAAAAGTTGGCGACGGGCAATAGAAGCAGCTTCGATATCAGATAATGCAAAATAGGATggagaaaaagaacagaaagatacAAGGAAAAAGAGAAAGCAACCCAAGGCCACCATGTTTGTAAGTCCACCTGTGGGTAAGGCCCAAGGCTGCTTATtgcaatatatttttcaaagcaAAATGGGGGGCATTATATATGTAGGCAAAGGAAGGAAATTTAATGGTTGATAAGCTGTCATGAATTTTGAGAACCATAGAATTTGGAGGgtcaaaataaacttaaaacaaATTTTAGCGGTTTGTTGAGTTTcttagaattaaaaatttgagtGAACAGAGTTAATTCTTGATCCATCTTTTACCTATTAGAATGGAAAATCACCAGTTACACAAGTTCATTTACCGTCTAAAACAGACGGACATTATTTCATAaacatgttttattttctttaagcTAGTAAATAATTGGTTGATTTTTCCATTATTAAGGTTCTAAGTGTCTTGCTCTTGTTTATTCTTAAATTCACAGTTAAAATGACGCAGACTACTAATCGAATAATATCAGTTCAGGTAGAAAAAAGATAATCTATTGATTCAAACATAGTTAGGCAGAGGCTGATGCAAGTTACAGTGGAAAGTGGATGTAATTCACGTTTGGAAAGTAATCAAAGTAAACATAAAGACAAGGCTTATgctattcaaaaaaattatggcCTTAATTGCAACTGATTTACCAGAAAAATAGGGATTTGGAGGAAGTCAGTCACCACTGATACTTACATAATTGCATATACATCATATCTCTCCGAGTGAGATACTTTACTTTACCAAACTCTATGTGAATATGCAAGATGCTTCGTGCACCAAGCTCTTTTAACGTGAGGTATTTTGTGTATATACTTCAAGGAAACTGAAAGGAAGGGGCATCAGTTTAACACCATCTAGAAAAGAGCATAAGGGTATTTAGAAACTTCACTGctattataattttcaaaaacaaacCATATTTACATTCAGAACAAATGGCAACTCCTATAACCTACCGATAAAGCACACTATTTTATGCTAACACTAACAAAAATACGTGATAACATCCCCACAGACTTAATATTACATCACCAGATAATTTTTACCACATTGGCCAAGAAAATACTATTTAATTCCATTGTTTGACCTTATTATCTGAAGCTCCAAAAGAGAGTGCTTTTTATGAAGCTCCATACCAGTAGTCAAGTGTAGTCAGTACCAAACAGGGTGTGTACCTTTGGCTCTGAGCAGTTTAGTATAGGGTGAATCTGGCATTCTAGCTTTCTCCTCTTCCTCGAGCTCTTCTCTCGACTTTGGCAATCCATCTGGTATAGGACACGGTCCTCTTGCCCGTTGTGCATCAAGATTGACAGGTTTGGCTGATTCTTTGCTTTCCTTCTTGGCTTTGTGCATGTCTGAAACTCCATGTAAGCAGCCAATGAGAGTTTTCACTCCCCCTGCTTGAAGTATTAGCCTCTCTACCTCCTCCTTAGGTGCTTCTTTctggaaagaaaagaaaatcaaaatcccTTTCAATAACACAGTAGGAAGGTGCTACGCATAACATAGCTTAAGATCATTACAATATTTGGACAATAGATCACTTAAACTGGATttacaaaaaatcaacaaataattGGCTTGATGaactttttcttcaatttgtaATTCCTCAAGCGCAGCTGTCAAGTAACTATGTTAACCCAGATTTCGGTAAACAAGACGAAATCACCTAGTGTTATTGTTTTTATGAACATTTCTAACTTAAGTATACAATTCAGATGGAATTGTTAGCTTACTATATGTGGTTGTCATACACACACACAATGAAAACACATTTTTGTTAGCTCTTTTTCATCAACTTTTACCTCATAGTTCCAACGAAATTTTGAACCTCGAGTTTTAAGTTTTATGTACTAACAACGTCCAaaggttaattaatttatctacAACAACATATTCAGTGTAATCTCGCAAGTGAGGTCTGAAACTGGAAAACCCTATTATCTAACAACACATAATAATACAGTAGCACGTCACGGCCAAATAAGAATGctacataatttttatttgaagaaCGTGCTGATAAAGAACTTACTTCAAGATCTTTGAGTTCAAAATAGGCTTGCCAGCAGCTATAAGAATCATCACCTTCTAGAACAGAACAATAATCTACACATAACCATACACAGAATCCATTAGTAATTCAACACAAGCAGATAAAGCTTAATACTTAGACAACAAAAAAAGCAAGCTCAATTAGTAGATAATTACTCCATCCCAGTTTTTGGTGGGAATACCAATATGTACATAAATTAAAGTCGTTTAACAACTACAGAAACTAGAATAAATccgaaatttaattaattaatcatctTTAACAATTTCTTAAACATAGGGGAAACAGCCTCACTATCTTCAGCATATACTCCACCCTCCCTGAACCGAACTTGTGAAATTTACACTAGCTACGTAATTATTGTATTTAACCCCAATTATAGTTCCTGTTTTTACTGACACAAGGACATTTTTTTTCTCGTTTTAAAGGTTCATGAATAATCAAGACCCATGaacttcaaatcttgaattGGTGTCTGATGATAAATCCAAGAAAATAATACTCCCTTATAAAGAAACAAAGGAAACGTaaggatgaagaaataaagaagatcTGGGACATACCGGCAAGTTCATTTTCGGATTTTTCAATCAAAGGGGGATCTTTAACAACTCTATCAAACTTGGTTCTGCTAAAAGGCTCGAGCTTTGGTATGTAAGCATGACTTCTTGAACAACAACGAATTGTCGACGAATTTACTTGAAATCTTGAAGAATGAAGCTCATTATTAACTCCAACGAGAGAAGTAGAAGATAAGGAATTGAGAGCCATTGATTGTAACATCATCGTTTctgtaaaaaaaaaggaaacagataacaaattattaaaatttaaggatattttataATAGAGAAGAAGAAGTCAGAAGGAATTGGGAATGGATAAGGTGATGAGATATTTTCTGTAAAAAGAGAGATAATGTTACTAGCCAGTGATGATTGGATTCATAACAGATGAATCCTGACCGTTGATAAATTGTGTTATGTGTGTGATTTTGATCAGATTGGCGGTCGTATAAGGGGAAACGTAGGATGCGGCGGCCTGTTATAGGATATTTTTATTGCTGGAaatttttaagatatttttaatgagcccacaagtttctttttctacttttttcCGTTTTTTCCAACTTCATAATTTGTGTTAATCCAAAACAAAGAAATTTCTTATCACCGGTCTTTTTcgtacatgttttttttttctagataCTTATCTTGTATTTAGAAACATGTAAAGGAGAAATTAAAACTaaagaattatcaaaaagaaaaataaatactttcattaaaatagattaaaaagaaaagtaggaAGAAAAGTATCATATTTGTTAATTGTATCCaaagaattatcaaaaagaaaaataaatatttctgttaaaatagattaaaaagaaaagtaggacgaaacaaaaaaagtatCATATTTGTTAATagtatcaaaaagaaaattaataagcTAATAAAAGATTAACTAGacttcaaatattttaggttgAGCAAGACTAAAGCATACTACATAAGGATGAGTTTATTGTCGCACTACGGAAGGTTGGATGAAGAAGTTATTTTTGAGTCGACAAtctgtataataatataaagttgAATCTAAAACTGTTGATGTGGCACCCTCCAATGACCAACATTAGCAATTAtatgttttctcttttttttttaaaaaaaaaaagaaattctgattttttttccctaaaaaatgtataaatgtCTAAATGAGTTAAAACATCATAGTAAATAAGAGCAATTAATCCGTCGTTTGCAGCCCAACAGTTACGTTAAAAATTCAGTCCACTACCATTACCATTTATCACCTTTTCttaaagggcaactttcacacatagcaaacacaaaatttatatttgtatgctataacaaagtttgcataattgcgctccatagcaaacatatatatgtgtaattcgctatacatatacaattgaaacgaattgtataaaacgagaaagagagaaattatatattatttgaatttgtataaacgagaaaaagagaaaggcaaaagagacttggacatggaaatatttgtattatataattataagtgtataggacgattaTTAATCTGTATACTTTGGTATTCATTCcaattatataagtatatatttgaAATCTGTATACAAATAAGAAACTCGTGATAATTTTcagttgtatatatatatgttgttatacgtatttaaatataaatctgtatatgtatatgtatatgtatatataactatattattgtatattcCACAGTTTACATATATggaatttatatataaataaaattttgtattagcTATTaatagtatatgtatatgttctttGTATTAGACTTGTCaattgtatatgcatatatgCATATGTATAAGTGAAGTCCATAGATATGATTTTGTACTAGTGTAAATAGTATATAATCAAAAATCTATATTAGTGGAAatcatacataatttattttaaaaaaaaaaattgatttgaagagagattttaggagaaatcaaaagaaattggaagagaaaaaatagaaaaggatttgtataaaaataataaatcttcaGTTTCTTAAAATATGTGGGCCCCaaccaattttaaaaaaataacggATTTGAGGAGAAATCAACAGAAATTAGGAGAGAAAAGATAGggaatatgtttgtataaaaacaAGTCTTCCGTAACATTTGGTGtcaactaaaaataaatgaaagagtagctataatatttattttgatttaaatgtTTGCTATTATGCACAATTTTCCCTTTCTTAAACCTTTCTATATTCTTTCTTAAAGATATTATTATATGTGAAAATTAggtatataacattttttatagtaatattcTTAAGG comes from Solanum pennellii chromosome 1, SPENNV200 and encodes:
- the LOC107008191 gene encoding uncharacterized protein LOC107008191; translation: MVDDTTKPPTGAIVEKQEEAQPPPVPEVAGGGGGWGGWGFSAFSYISDIQKAATTAAEEISRNAVEAAKSAAKSLADVQNSLEDTESLKEDEREVLVEEESEDENDKKRKAALEKLEKASEDSLLGQGLRVIDHSVENFASGAWQALGNAFKGSSDLVHKLENSAASIAESVQHGGLPATTGSVAPSILETGKAFTAKGMHVLELLGKETMDLLISETGIRVDPGSKEGGGETDEDQFYEEVTFDRCFYIYGGPEQLEELEALSNHYALLFNRRKAKIPSDQRSSYDGKLKEVQQIFDLSSEAYESGKESGKGKEVETGIADSTDEVKNLHDSSVDKAAELAAGFTNVLVGLAPNDMVQRTARRLDTLHSEGVHRLSELCCFAATQLVMLGKSIISTANKVGDQDANVEILKMEWPEDSIERAKVIRSKACSMTRCVEAVSSSFITGISEVAEAYLAAVKSVSADSHEVPQKSIQEKANAYAENLRAAHSTAMGKIQDGLQYLPYVVISTSMPAA
- the LOC107007810 gene encoding pollen-specific leucine-rich repeat extensin-like protein 3; the encoded protein is MVALGCFLFFLVSFCSFSPSYFALSDIEAASIARRQLLSNNGQLSNTYESEMTINMKFENARLKKAYVALQAWKKSIYSDPTNFTANWEGSNVCAYNGVFCDNALDDPNISVVAGIDLNHADIAGHLPVELGLLADVSLIHINSNRFCGIIPKSITNLTLLDEIDFSNNRFVGPFPDVVLELPKLNYLDLRFNDFEGQVPSSLFEKNLDAILINNNRFHSTIPESLGNSNASVVVLANNKFYGCIPSSIGKMGNSLDELVFRNNELSGCLPEEITKLTSLTLLDISGNKFVGSLPQDLKSMQKVEIFDIASNKLMGNVPKNLCTLPSLKNFTFSKNYFESMDETCRPSESKQVKIDGNENCLRGRSEQRTEKECFPVVSKPVDCSKGHCGVSREGQSPKDPPKTVTPSKPSTPTTPKPKPSPPPPVASPPPPPKTLPPPPPKTSPPPPVHSPPPPVASPPPPVHSPPPPVASPPPPVHSPPPPVASPPPPVHSPPPPVASPPPPVHSPPPPVHSPPPPVHSPPPPVHSPPPPVHSPPPAPVFSPPPPVHSPPPPPAPVMSPPPPTFEDVALPPTLGSLYASPPPPIFQGY
- the LOC107007811 gene encoding CCG-binding protein 1, with product MMLQSMALNSLSSTSLVGVNNELHSSRFQVNSSTIRCCSRSHAYIPKLEPFSRTKFDRVVKDPPLIEKSENELADYCSVLEGDDSYSCWQAYFELKDLEKEAPKEEVERLILQAGGVKTLIGCLHGVSDMHKAKKESKESAKPVNLDAQRARGPCPIPDGLPKSREELEEEEKARMPDSPYTKLLRAKGTHPVWY